In a single window of the Leptospira sanjuanensis genome:
- a CDS encoding CopG family transcriptional regulator → MARVDKRFQLLMTEEELELLKNEAEKRNLSAGEMLRLSLRNEVYRSDSYERLEALNVLSRLKEE, encoded by the coding sequence ATGGCGAGAGTCGATAAACGGTTTCAGCTTTTAATGACGGAAGAAGAACTCGAACTTCTGAAAAACGAAGCCGAAAAAAGAAATCTATCCGCCGGAGAAATGCTTCGTTTGTCCTTACGAAACGAAGTCTATCGATCCGATTCTTACGAAAGACTCGAAGCTTTGAACGTCCTTTCCCGCTTAAAAGAAGAATGA
- a CDS encoding glucanase yields the protein MGSISNSKIGSAFPPAFSSRVLLPFFRSIRLTILVPPIFVLRSSALRLSLFVFFVLCFTVSVFAETRILSLAELQKNGLELSGKDDQRSLKLQTRNRSAGSDLYLSFESGDPSSLKDLSGNYKVLTSSYLPDSENVFHSKRSARFSGKRTGIKIAHSNSGLLTSKDLTEDFYIGFNFLPGTVEKDATLLSRLYETSGSTYGWDLKISDDRLKAGFYSFFETEEKRFLSLQLTSNATLKKNQWNRVLLYFNPSDREIVLYLNGKETARGNIPANKNLTRIGFHPDDTTSFRIAGSYYGWMENFSVFKGKPNPSSEDSSFPGQDFDPETHTTESKFGTGISPVYKSKFSSSFLEEVQFKAVVPSSTAMELYFRVSPTPFTPTSESLAWIALDLRKLETYKIDSIEPDLYKISFKNPIRKFLGISENKEDLLPFRYYQWRVKFKADPSGAQTPELKNLALTFRETNPPVRPIGLKVAENSVDDGGPSVCLTWKSNPERDVINGGGYFIHYGIHPDRMVGIIRGTFSESAETPNRKTRPKHPASDYLDPITGLPPGKTSANIQEYYNKLSACVDNRTVSLNSEILLEKNQLFLKKGTTYFFRISAYNKFYHFQTGKDQVSPLSDPVEVYFLSE from the coding sequence ATGGGATCGATTTCAAATTCTAAAATCGGAAGCGCGTTCCCTCCGGCTTTTTCATCCCGCGTTCTCCTTCCGTTCTTTCGTTCAATTCGTTTAACAATTCTCGTTCCGCCAATATTCGTTCTACGTTCCTCTGCTTTACGTTTATCCCTCTTCGTATTTTTCGTTTTGTGTTTCACGGTATCCGTCTTTGCGGAAACCAGGATTCTTTCTTTGGCGGAATTGCAAAAGAACGGATTGGAACTTTCCGGAAAAGACGATCAAAGAAGTCTTAAACTCCAAACGCGAAATCGAAGCGCCGGGTCCGATTTGTATCTGAGTTTCGAATCGGGAGATCCGTCCAGTCTCAAAGATCTATCAGGAAATTATAAAGTTCTAACGTCTTCGTATTTGCCGGATTCCGAAAACGTGTTTCATTCAAAACGAAGCGCCCGGTTTTCCGGAAAACGGACCGGAATCAAAATCGCGCATTCCAACTCGGGTCTTCTGACATCCAAGGATCTCACGGAGGATTTTTATATCGGCTTTAATTTTCTTCCGGGAACCGTTGAGAAAGATGCGACCCTCCTTTCGAGACTCTATGAAACTTCCGGAAGCACTTACGGCTGGGATTTAAAAATTTCGGACGATCGTCTCAAAGCGGGATTCTATTCCTTTTTTGAAACGGAAGAAAAACGTTTTCTATCCCTGCAGCTTACATCGAACGCGACTTTAAAAAAGAATCAATGGAATCGTGTTCTTCTTTATTTCAATCCGTCCGATCGAGAAATCGTATTGTATCTCAACGGAAAAGAAACGGCGCGGGGAAACATTCCCGCAAACAAGAATTTGACTCGGATCGGATTTCATCCGGACGATACGACCTCCTTTCGGATCGCCGGTTCGTATTACGGATGGATGGAGAATTTCTCCGTGTTCAAAGGAAAACCCAATCCGAGTTCGGAAGATTCCTCCTTTCCGGGTCAGGATTTCGATCCCGAAACGCATACGACCGAATCCAAATTCGGAACCGGCATTTCTCCCGTTTACAAAAGCAAATTTTCCAGCTCCTTCTTGGAAGAAGTTCAGTTCAAGGCTGTGGTTCCCTCCTCCACCGCGATGGAACTTTATTTTCGTGTGTCTCCGACTCCGTTCACTCCAACTTCCGAATCGCTCGCATGGATCGCACTCGACTTAAGAAAATTAGAAACTTATAAAATAGATTCTATCGAACCCGATCTCTATAAGATTTCCTTTAAGAACCCGATCCGTAAATTTTTGGGAATTTCCGAAAACAAAGAAGACCTTCTTCCGTTTCGATATTACCAATGGAGAGTCAAATTCAAGGCCGATCCGAGCGGAGCGCAAACGCCGGAACTCAAAAACCTGGCCTTGACCTTCCGCGAAACCAATCCTCCCGTACGGCCGATCGGCTTGAAAGTCGCGGAAAATTCCGTGGATGACGGAGGTCCGAGCGTCTGTCTGACTTGGAAATCCAATCCTGAAAGGGACGTGATCAACGGCGGGGGATATTTTATCCATTACGGAATTCATCCGGATCGAATGGTGGGAATCATACGCGGAACCTTTTCCGAATCGGCGGAAACTCCGAATAGGAAGACGCGCCCGAAACATCCTGCGAGCGATTATTTGGACCCGATCACCGGACTTCCTCCCGGAAAAACTTCGGCAAATATACAAGAATATTATAATAAACTGTCGGCTTGCGTGGACAACCGAACGGTGTCCTTAAACTCGGAAATTCTTTTGGAAAAGAACCAGCTTTTTTTAAAAAAAGGAACGACGTATTTTTTCAGAATCAGCGCTTACAACAAGTTCTACCACTTTCAAACCGGAAAGGATCAGGTTTCTCCTTTAAGCGATCCGGTCGAAGTCTATTTCCTGAGCGAGTAA
- the rpiB gene encoding ribose 5-phosphate isomerase B, giving the protein MKKIGIASDHGGFELKEFLRNSLAGELEIVDYGTKDETSVDYPIVISDACKKVLSKDVEGLIALCGTGIGASIAANRLPGIRAALCHDQFTAEMSKRHNNANVLVLGGRIIGKELALNIVRTWVNTQFEGGRHERRVNQLETLNS; this is encoded by the coding sequence ATGAAAAAAATCGGAATCGCCTCGGACCACGGAGGCTTTGAGCTCAAGGAATTTCTCCGCAATTCGCTCGCGGGAGAATTAGAAATCGTAGATTACGGAACCAAAGACGAAACGTCCGTAGATTATCCGATCGTCATTTCGGACGCTTGTAAAAAAGTTCTTTCCAAAGACGTGGAAGGATTGATCGCCCTCTGCGGAACCGGAATCGGAGCGTCCATCGCCGCAAACCGTTTGCCCGGAATCAGAGCCGCGCTCTGCCACGATCAGTTCACCGCCGAAATGTCCAAACGCCACAACAACGCAAATGTCCTCGTTTTGGGCGGAAGAATCATCGGTAAAGAACTGGCGCTCAACATCGTTCGCACTTGGGTAAACACTCAATTCGAAGGCGGACGCCACGAAAGAAGAGTCAACCAACTCGAAACCTTAAATTCTTAA